A region of the Actinomycetota bacterium genome:
ATTCGCGAGTTTGTGAGCCCGAAGCGGCGTCCGGTCTCCGTCGACTGCACGCCGAGGTGCGCGACAGCATGCTGGATGAGCGGCATGATCCGAGAGAGACGTTCGGCACGGTCGGCCATCTCACCACCCCAAGGGGTTGTGTTGCCATAACAGTTCGCATCTGATAAATACATGGCAGGTCCTCGCGCGTCAAGTCATGGAAGAGAACCGGATGGCTACCCACGAACACCACGGCGACCACGAGCACGACCATGGGTCGCACACGCACGGCACTGTGGACGCATCGCTGCTCACGACGGAGCGCGGCATCTGGGCCGTGAAGTGGTCTCTCGTCGCGCTCGGGGTGACGGCGCTCTTCCAGGTCGCGATCGTGGTCTACACGGGCAGCGTCGCCCTACTCGCGGACACCATCCACAACTTCGGCGACGCGGCGACTGCGATCCCGCTGTGGATCGCATTCTCGCTGGCGAAGCGTCCCCCAACGAAGCGCTTCACCTACGGGTACGGGCGGGTCGAGGACATCGCCGGCATCATCGTGGTCCTGATCATCCTGGCGAGCGCGATCGTCGCCGCCGTGCAGTCGGTCGACCGTTTGCTCAACCCGCAGCCGATGGAGCACGTGTGGGTCGTGGCCGCCGCCGCGGTCATCGGCTTCTTCGGGAACGAGGCGGTGGCGCTGTTCCGGATCAAGGTCGGGCGCGAGATCAACAGCGCCGCGCTGATCGCGGATGGCTACCACGCTCGGGCGGACGGGTTCACCAGCCTGGGCGTGCTCGCGGGCGCGATCGGCGTGGCCCTTGGCTTCCCGCTCGCGGACCCGATCGCCGGGCTCCTGATCACCCTCAGCATCCTGCGGATCGTCTGGGAGTCGGGGAAGGCGGTCCTGACCCGGGTCGCCGACGGTGTGGACCCGGTGGTCGTCGACGAGATCGAGCACGCACTCGGACACGTCTCCGGCGTCGAGCAGGTCGAGGATGTGCGGGTGCGCTGGACCGGTCACCGGCTTCGCGCCGAAGTGGCGGTGGCGGTCAGGGCCTCACTGAGTGTGAGCGAGGGCCATGCGATCGCCGTCGATGCACGGCACGCGCTCCTGCACGCGTTGCCCTACCTGTCCGATGCGACCGTCCACGTCGACCCGAGCGAGCAGGCCGGTGGCTCGCATCACGCCTTCGAGGAGCACGAACACGGTTCACTGCCGGCGCATGGGCATCCGTGAGTCATCTTGGCTACGCCCTCGCCGCTGCTCGCTCGGACGAAGGCGTGCGTCCGAACATCTGCCGGTACTCCTGGCTGAACTGCGCGGGGCTCACGTAGCCGACCTCGCGTGCGAGTGCGGTAACCTCGATGCGCCTACGGCGTCTCGATCGGGCGGTCCTCCAGCACGTGACCGTGCTGCGACGGGCCGAAGGTGCGGGTACGGAACCCGAGCCGGCCGAGGGGTCTTGGCAGCGCACCGAAGTGGTCGGAGCTGCCGTAGGGCGCGGGCTTGTGCTGCTTCTCCGGGATCCTGAGCGGACGCGAGGCGATCTGCATGATCTCGATCCTGGTTGCTTCGTCGACGTCCTCGGCGAACTGGAACGC
Encoded here:
- a CDS encoding cation transporter gives rise to the protein MEENRMATHEHHGDHEHDHGSHTHGTVDASLLTTERGIWAVKWSLVALGVTALFQVAIVVYTGSVALLADTIHNFGDAATAIPLWIAFSLAKRPPTKRFTYGYGRVEDIAGIIVVLIILASAIVAAVQSVDRLLNPQPMEHVWVVAAAAVIGFFGNEAVALFRIKVGREINSAALIADGYHARADGFTSLGVLAGAIGVALGFPLADPIAGLLITLSILRIVWESGKAVLTRVADGVDPVVVDEIEHALGHVSGVEQVEDVRVRWTGHRLRAEVAVAVRASLSVSEGHAIAVDARHALLHALPYLSDATVHVDPSEQAGGSHHAFEEHEHGSLPAHGHP
- a CDS encoding helix-turn-helix transcriptional regulator, with the protein product MRSRSSSPRTSTKQPGSRSCRSPRVRSGSRRSSTSPRPTAAPTTSVRCQDPSAGSGSVPAPSARRSTVTCWRTARSRRRRRIEVTALAREVGYVSPAQFSQEYRQMFGRTPSSERAAARA